In the genome of Apostichopus japonicus isolate 1M-3 chromosome 15, ASM3797524v1, whole genome shotgun sequence, one region contains:
- the LOC139980683 gene encoding small G protein signaling modulator 1-like isoform X3, with translation MANTPDEETKDRLLRGVKKEVKQIMEEAVTRKFVHEDSGSIISLCAAVEACLSHGLKRSLVSILKGGNTTVSLLKQVAKGYPPAGEVITKVQEIESRLEANKKSMNGDSPNKPQYSIRAALQQRHLWIRVALFEKHLAKIVEHLHENCGKYYEKEAYLADPVHGPILASLLVGPCALDYSKMKTADHYWTDPPADELVQRHRIHSNALASGANSPRRPGLQVKKTTGNTDEHRTAVSARDYVESLHQNSRSQLLYGKNNVLVQPKEDAEQIPGYLSLHQTLEHLTIKWTPNQLMNGAAMEEAEEETDKRFTPQNRNRAKRKNGHKVIYWDYALTVNLEDIVYLHCHQQPDCGGTLVLVGQDGVQYPPIHFPCGGHLLAFLTCLENGLLPRGLLDPPLWLQRGKGKVLPKLKRKSSAQQLNPGGSESTSPKEGTQIFEGEEATDYVFRIISAFKPDIDHDEAILHSPPKFTNFPWSLKDFGPRHQLIRQNLVQSLHSPKSVYAPLSPVNELSSPTPHHQWAEQGSSIKLLCDTMRKQIISRAFYGWLAHCRHLRTVRTHLSGLVHPEIIWSEQRQNEEQGMTEEKWRSLFQDDRVIDEKEVMRSIYFGGVQHEIRHEVWPYLLGHYQFGLTEKERNEIDESTRINFEQILAEWMAVETIINQRERDTQAAKVSSDNSSDNDLLDSFSLNLHRIDKDVQRCDRNYFFFTTANLEKLRNVMCTYVWEHLDVGYVQGMCDLVAPLLVILEDEAKTYNCFCELMKRMCKNFPHGGAMDNHFANMRSLIQILDSEMFELMHQNGDYTHFYFCYRWFLLDFKRELVYDDTFSVWETIWTAKHCASANFVLFIALALVEYYRDIILDNNMDFTDIIKFFNEMAERHDAKAVLKIARELVHKVQTLIENK, from the exons CTGCTGTAGAGGCTTGTTTGTCTCATGGTTTAAAGAGAAGTCTGGTGAGCATCTTAAAAGGTGGAAACACCACCGTCTCTCTCCTCAAACAAGTCGCCAAGGGTTACCCTCCCGCGGGAGAAGTCATCACAAAGGTGCAGGAGATTGAGAGCAGACTAGAGGCGAACAA GAAATCGATGAACGGAGACAGTCCCAATAAACCACAATACAGCATCAGGGCTGCGTTGCAACAGCGCCATCTCTGGATTAGGGTAGCTCTCTTCGAGAAACACTTGGCTAAGATTGTGGAACACTTGCATGAAAATTGCGG tAAATATTATGAGAAAGAAGCGTATTTAGCCGATCCTGTTCATGGCCCTATCCTGGCCTCCCTTTTAG TCGGCCCATGTGCTCTGGACTACTCCAAGATGAAGACAGCAGACCACTATTGGACAGACCCTCCCGCAGATGAGCTGGTACAGAGGCACAGAATACATAGTAATGCGTTAGCATCTGGTGCTAACTCCCCAAGGAGACCTGGCTTACAG GTGAAGAAAACTACAGGAAATACCGATGAACACAGGACAGCCGTTTCGGCCAGGGATTACGTTGAATCGCTTCACCAGAATTCAAGAAGCCAGCTTCTTTATGGCAAAAATAATGTCCTAGTACAACCG AAGGAAGATGCAGAGCAGATTCCTGGTTACTTGTCCTTACATCAAACATTGGAGCATCTAACCATTAAATGGACCCCCAACCAGCTCATGAACGGAGCAGCCATGGAAGAAGCCGAAGAAGAAACAGATAAGAG GTTTACCCCACAAAATCGCAACCGTGCAAAGAGGAAAAACGGTCACAAGGT TATCTACTGGGATTATGCCCTGACAGTCAACCTAGAGGAtatcgtttacctccattgtcACCAGCAAC CTGATTGCGGAGGTACGTTGGTTTTGGTCGGACAAGATGGCGTCCAGTATCCACCCATCCATTTCCCATGCGGTGGTCACCTACTGGCATTCCTTACCTGCCTGGAGAATGGACTCTTGCCACGTGGACTTCTGGATCCACCCCTCTGGCTGCAAAGGGGTAAGGGAAAGGTCCTCCCCAAGCTTAAGCGTAAGTCGTCGGCTCAACAGCTTAATCCGGGGGGTTCGGAGTCGACGTCCCCGAAGGAGGGGACTCAGATCTTTGAAGGTGAGGAGGCCACAGATTATGTCTTCAGGATCATCTCAGCGTTCAAACCTGACATCG ATCACGACGAGGCGATTCTACATAGCCCGCCCAAATTCACAAATTTCCCCTGGTCCCTTAAAGACTTTGGACCGCGACACCAACTTATCCGTCAGAACCTTGTGCAATCGCTTCACTCTCCGAAATCCGTCTACGCTCCCCTTTCGCCCGTCAACGAGCTCTCATCCCCGACACCTCATCACCAATGGGCGGAGCAAGG TTCATCGATCAAACTGCTTTGTGATACGATGAGGAAGCAGATTATATCCAGAGCCTTTTATGGAT GGCTGGCACACTGTAGACACTTAAGGACAGTCCGCACTCACCTCTCAGGTTTAGTTCACCCAGAGATCATTTGGTCCGAACAGAGGCAAAATGAAGAGCAGGGAATGACCGAGGAAAAATGGAGGTCCTTATTCCAGGATGATAGG GTCATTGATGAGAAGGAAGTGATGCGGTCAATTTACTTTGGTGGTGTGCAACACGAAATAAGACATGAG GTCTGGCCGTACCTACTTGGTCACTATCAGTTTGGGCTGACCGAGAAAGAGAGAAACGAGATTGATGAGAGCACCAGGATCAATTTTGAGCAGATCCTCGCCGAGTGGATGGCCGTGGAGACGATCATCAACCAGAGGGAAAGAGACACTCAGGCTGCAAAGGTCTCCTCCGATAACAGCTCAGAT AACGATCTGCTCGACTCGTTCAGTCTCAACCTTCATCGCATCGACAAAGACGTCCAGAGGTGCGACCGAAACTATTTCTTCTTTACCACAGCTAACCTGGAGAAACTACGTAACGTCATGTGTACTTACGTCTGGGAACACTTAGACGTGGGCTATGTTCAAGGAATGTGCGACCTAGTCGCACCTCTACTGGTGATTCTCGAAGACG AAGCCAAGACCTACAATTGCTTCTGCGAGCTGATGAAGAGAATGTGCAAAAATTTCCCCCACGGAGGAGCAATGGACAATCATTTTGCTAACATGAGGTCTCTTATTCAG ATTCTGGACTCAGAGATGTTTGAGTTGATGCATCAGAATGGAGACTACACTCACTTTTACTTCTGCTATCGATGGTTTCTCTTGGATTTTAAGAGAG AGCTTGTCTATGACGACACCTTTTCAGTTTGGGAGACAATTTGGACTGCCAAACATTGCGCTTCTGCAAACTTTGTCCTGTTTATCGCCCTCGCTTTGGTTGAGTACTACCGGGATATCATTCTGGATAACAACATGGACTTTACAGATATCATCAAATTTTTCAACG AAATGGCTGAGAGACACGATGCCAAGGCCGTTCTGAAGATTGCACGTGAACTTGTGCACAAGGTACAGACGTTAATCGAAAACAAGTGA
- the LOC139980683 gene encoding small G protein signaling modulator 1-like isoform X1: MANTPDEETKDRLLRGVKKEVKQIMEEAVTRKFVHEDSGSIISLCAAVEACLSHGLKRSLVSILKGGNTTVSLLKQVAKGYPPAGEVITKVQEIESRLEANKKSMNGDSPNKPQYSIRAALQQRHLWIRVALFEKHLAKIVEHLHENCGKYYEKEAYLADPVHGPILASLLVGPCALDYSKMKTADHYWTDPPADELVQRHRIHSNALASGANSPRRPGLQVKKTTGNTDEHRTAVSARDYVESLHQNSRSQLLYGKNNVLVQPKEDAEQIPGYLSLHQTLEHLTIKWTPNQLMNGAAMEEAEEETDKRFTPQNRNRAKRKNGHKVIYWDYALTVNLEDIVYLHCHQQPDCGGTLVLVGQDGVQYPPIHFPCGGHLLAFLTCLENGLLPRGLLDPPLWLQRGKGKVLPKLKRKSSAQQLNPGGSESTSPKEGTQIFEGEEATDYVFRIISAFKPDIDHDEAILHSPPKFTNFPWSLKDFGPRHQLIRQNLVQSLHSPKSVYAPLSPVNELSSPTPHHQWAEQGSSIKLLCDTMRKQIISRAFYGWLAHCRHLRTVRTHLSGLVHPEIIWSEQRQNEEQGMTEEKWRSLFQDDRVIDEKEVMRSIYFGGVQHEIRHEVWPYLLGHYQFGLTEKERNEIDESTRINFEQILAEWMAVETIINQRERDTQAAKVSSDNSSDLFDSGQIPLEGHDPSLDSEVFELEEDDEYVESGERLNDLNEEQREFVKKEDYVIIRCRSPRQDTLETETGRSLASEVSGDPPNDPLINGKGSPHGSDEGFGDSISVGESVDSSGHAGAPPQRQSVTESIKEEEGSEGSMTEGGKEKSEGNSGEVAGKGIDEVEGGVVGKEVGDEGSSDDTATVKNDDKISAIRVEMCNGHTISEDELEGEKVEIDDKSLNIPELSGHLTAETNTMSPASSNGGVYANDLLDSFSLNLHRIDKDVQRCDRNYFFFTTANLEKLRNVMCTYVWEHLDVGYVQGMCDLVAPLLVILEDEAKTYNCFCELMKRMCKNFPHGGAMDNHFANMRSLIQILDSEMFELMHQNGDYTHFYFCYRWFLLDFKRELVYDDTFSVWETIWTAKHCASANFVLFIALALVEYYRDIILDNNMDFTDIIKFFNEMAERHDAKAVLKIARELVHKVQTLIENK, encoded by the exons CTGCTGTAGAGGCTTGTTTGTCTCATGGTTTAAAGAGAAGTCTGGTGAGCATCTTAAAAGGTGGAAACACCACCGTCTCTCTCCTCAAACAAGTCGCCAAGGGTTACCCTCCCGCGGGAGAAGTCATCACAAAGGTGCAGGAGATTGAGAGCAGACTAGAGGCGAACAA GAAATCGATGAACGGAGACAGTCCCAATAAACCACAATACAGCATCAGGGCTGCGTTGCAACAGCGCCATCTCTGGATTAGGGTAGCTCTCTTCGAGAAACACTTGGCTAAGATTGTGGAACACTTGCATGAAAATTGCGG tAAATATTATGAGAAAGAAGCGTATTTAGCCGATCCTGTTCATGGCCCTATCCTGGCCTCCCTTTTAG TCGGCCCATGTGCTCTGGACTACTCCAAGATGAAGACAGCAGACCACTATTGGACAGACCCTCCCGCAGATGAGCTGGTACAGAGGCACAGAATACATAGTAATGCGTTAGCATCTGGTGCTAACTCCCCAAGGAGACCTGGCTTACAG GTGAAGAAAACTACAGGAAATACCGATGAACACAGGACAGCCGTTTCGGCCAGGGATTACGTTGAATCGCTTCACCAGAATTCAAGAAGCCAGCTTCTTTATGGCAAAAATAATGTCCTAGTACAACCG AAGGAAGATGCAGAGCAGATTCCTGGTTACTTGTCCTTACATCAAACATTGGAGCATCTAACCATTAAATGGACCCCCAACCAGCTCATGAACGGAGCAGCCATGGAAGAAGCCGAAGAAGAAACAGATAAGAG GTTTACCCCACAAAATCGCAACCGTGCAAAGAGGAAAAACGGTCACAAGGT TATCTACTGGGATTATGCCCTGACAGTCAACCTAGAGGAtatcgtttacctccattgtcACCAGCAAC CTGATTGCGGAGGTACGTTGGTTTTGGTCGGACAAGATGGCGTCCAGTATCCACCCATCCATTTCCCATGCGGTGGTCACCTACTGGCATTCCTTACCTGCCTGGAGAATGGACTCTTGCCACGTGGACTTCTGGATCCACCCCTCTGGCTGCAAAGGGGTAAGGGAAAGGTCCTCCCCAAGCTTAAGCGTAAGTCGTCGGCTCAACAGCTTAATCCGGGGGGTTCGGAGTCGACGTCCCCGAAGGAGGGGACTCAGATCTTTGAAGGTGAGGAGGCCACAGATTATGTCTTCAGGATCATCTCAGCGTTCAAACCTGACATCG ATCACGACGAGGCGATTCTACATAGCCCGCCCAAATTCACAAATTTCCCCTGGTCCCTTAAAGACTTTGGACCGCGACACCAACTTATCCGTCAGAACCTTGTGCAATCGCTTCACTCTCCGAAATCCGTCTACGCTCCCCTTTCGCCCGTCAACGAGCTCTCATCCCCGACACCTCATCACCAATGGGCGGAGCAAGG TTCATCGATCAAACTGCTTTGTGATACGATGAGGAAGCAGATTATATCCAGAGCCTTTTATGGAT GGCTGGCACACTGTAGACACTTAAGGACAGTCCGCACTCACCTCTCAGGTTTAGTTCACCCAGAGATCATTTGGTCCGAACAGAGGCAAAATGAAGAGCAGGGAATGACCGAGGAAAAATGGAGGTCCTTATTCCAGGATGATAGG GTCATTGATGAGAAGGAAGTGATGCGGTCAATTTACTTTGGTGGTGTGCAACACGAAATAAGACATGAG GTCTGGCCGTACCTACTTGGTCACTATCAGTTTGGGCTGACCGAGAAAGAGAGAAACGAGATTGATGAGAGCACCAGGATCAATTTTGAGCAGATCCTCGCCGAGTGGATGGCCGTGGAGACGATCATCAACCAGAGGGAAAGAGACACTCAGGCTGCAAAGGTCTCCTCCGATAACAGCTCAGAT CTGTTCGACAGCGGTCAGATACCCCTGGAGGGTCACGACCCCAGCTTGGACAGCGAGGTCTTTGAGTTGGAAGAAGACGACGAGTACGTCGAGAGCGGCGAGAGGCTGAACGACCTCAACGAGGAGCAGCGTGAGTTTGTGAAGAAAGAGGACTACGTGATAATCCGATGCAGAAGTCCTAGGCAGGACACCCTGGAAACAGAGACGGGTAGAAGCCTGGCCAGCGAGGTGTCCGGGGACCCCCCTAACGACCCCCTCATAAACGGGAAGGGATCCCCGCACGGAAGCGATGAAGGGTTCGGTGATTCCATCAGCGTCGGAGAGAGCGTGGATAGCTCAGGACACGCTGGAGCTCCTCCCCAAAGACAATCAGTCACAGAGAGTATCAAAGAGGAGGAGGGAAGCGAGGGTTCCATGACCGAAGGTGGGAAAGAAAAGTCAGAAGGGAACTCGGGGGAGGTTGCAGGGAAGGGCATCGATGAAGTAGAGGGGGGTGTCGTGGGTAAAGAGGTCGGGGACGAGGGTAGTTCAGACGATACTGCAACCGTTAAAAACGATGACAAAATAAGTGCAATCAGAGTGGAGATGTGCAATGGTCACACAATTTCGGAAGATGAACTCGAGGGAGAGAAAGTAGAAATTGACGATAAATCCTTAAATATTCCCGAGTTGAGCGGTCACCTGACGGCTGAAACGAACACCATGTCACCGGCATCGTCTAATGGAGGAGTCTATGCA AACGATCTGCTCGACTCGTTCAGTCTCAACCTTCATCGCATCGACAAAGACGTCCAGAGGTGCGACCGAAACTATTTCTTCTTTACCACAGCTAACCTGGAGAAACTACGTAACGTCATGTGTACTTACGTCTGGGAACACTTAGACGTGGGCTATGTTCAAGGAATGTGCGACCTAGTCGCACCTCTACTGGTGATTCTCGAAGACG AAGCCAAGACCTACAATTGCTTCTGCGAGCTGATGAAGAGAATGTGCAAAAATTTCCCCCACGGAGGAGCAATGGACAATCATTTTGCTAACATGAGGTCTCTTATTCAG ATTCTGGACTCAGAGATGTTTGAGTTGATGCATCAGAATGGAGACTACACTCACTTTTACTTCTGCTATCGATGGTTTCTCTTGGATTTTAAGAGAG AGCTTGTCTATGACGACACCTTTTCAGTTTGGGAGACAATTTGGACTGCCAAACATTGCGCTTCTGCAAACTTTGTCCTGTTTATCGCCCTCGCTTTGGTTGAGTACTACCGGGATATCATTCTGGATAACAACATGGACTTTACAGATATCATCAAATTTTTCAACG AAATGGCTGAGAGACACGATGCCAAGGCCGTTCTGAAGATTGCACGTGAACTTGTGCACAAGGTACAGACGTTAATCGAAAACAAGTGA
- the LOC139980683 gene encoding small G protein signaling modulator 1-like isoform X2 — MANTPDEETKDRLLRGVKKEVKQIMEEAVTRKFVHEDSGSIISLCAAVEACLSHGLKRSLVSILKGGNTTVSLLKQVAKGYPPAGEVITKVQEIESRLEANKKSMNGDSPNKPQYSIRAALQQRHLWIRVALFEKHLAKIVEHLHENCGKYYEKEAYLADPVHGPILASLLVGPCALDYSKMKTADHYWTDPPADELVQRHRIHSNALASGANSPRRPGLQVKKTTGNTDEHRTAVSARDYVESLHQNSRSQLLYGKNNVLVQPKEDAEQIPGYLSLHQTLEHLTIKWTPNQLMNGAAMEEAEEETDKSIYWDYALTVNLEDIVYLHCHQQPDCGGTLVLVGQDGVQYPPIHFPCGGHLLAFLTCLENGLLPRGLLDPPLWLQRGKGKVLPKLKRKSSAQQLNPGGSESTSPKEGTQIFEGEEATDYVFRIISAFKPDIDHDEAILHSPPKFTNFPWSLKDFGPRHQLIRQNLVQSLHSPKSVYAPLSPVNELSSPTPHHQWAEQGSSIKLLCDTMRKQIISRAFYGWLAHCRHLRTVRTHLSGLVHPEIIWSEQRQNEEQGMTEEKWRSLFQDDRVIDEKEVMRSIYFGGVQHEIRHEVWPYLLGHYQFGLTEKERNEIDESTRINFEQILAEWMAVETIINQRERDTQAAKVSSDNSSDLFDSGQIPLEGHDPSLDSEVFELEEDDEYVESGERLNDLNEEQREFVKKEDYVIIRCRSPRQDTLETETGRSLASEVSGDPPNDPLINGKGSPHGSDEGFGDSISVGESVDSSGHAGAPPQRQSVTESIKEEEGSEGSMTEGGKEKSEGNSGEVAGKGIDEVEGGVVGKEVGDEGSSDDTATVKNDDKISAIRVEMCNGHTISEDELEGEKVEIDDKSLNIPELSGHLTAETNTMSPASSNGGVYANDLLDSFSLNLHRIDKDVQRCDRNYFFFTTANLEKLRNVMCTYVWEHLDVGYVQGMCDLVAPLLVILEDEAKTYNCFCELMKRMCKNFPHGGAMDNHFANMRSLIQILDSEMFELMHQNGDYTHFYFCYRWFLLDFKRELVYDDTFSVWETIWTAKHCASANFVLFIALALVEYYRDIILDNNMDFTDIIKFFNEMAERHDAKAVLKIARELVHKVQTLIENK; from the exons CTGCTGTAGAGGCTTGTTTGTCTCATGGTTTAAAGAGAAGTCTGGTGAGCATCTTAAAAGGTGGAAACACCACCGTCTCTCTCCTCAAACAAGTCGCCAAGGGTTACCCTCCCGCGGGAGAAGTCATCACAAAGGTGCAGGAGATTGAGAGCAGACTAGAGGCGAACAA GAAATCGATGAACGGAGACAGTCCCAATAAACCACAATACAGCATCAGGGCTGCGTTGCAACAGCGCCATCTCTGGATTAGGGTAGCTCTCTTCGAGAAACACTTGGCTAAGATTGTGGAACACTTGCATGAAAATTGCGG tAAATATTATGAGAAAGAAGCGTATTTAGCCGATCCTGTTCATGGCCCTATCCTGGCCTCCCTTTTAG TCGGCCCATGTGCTCTGGACTACTCCAAGATGAAGACAGCAGACCACTATTGGACAGACCCTCCCGCAGATGAGCTGGTACAGAGGCACAGAATACATAGTAATGCGTTAGCATCTGGTGCTAACTCCCCAAGGAGACCTGGCTTACAG GTGAAGAAAACTACAGGAAATACCGATGAACACAGGACAGCCGTTTCGGCCAGGGATTACGTTGAATCGCTTCACCAGAATTCAAGAAGCCAGCTTCTTTATGGCAAAAATAATGTCCTAGTACAACCG AAGGAAGATGCAGAGCAGATTCCTGGTTACTTGTCCTTACATCAAACATTGGAGCATCTAACCATTAAATGGACCCCCAACCAGCTCATGAACGGAGCAGCCATGGAAGAAGCCGAAGAAGAAACAGATAAGAG TATCTACTGGGATTATGCCCTGACAGTCAACCTAGAGGAtatcgtttacctccattgtcACCAGCAAC CTGATTGCGGAGGTACGTTGGTTTTGGTCGGACAAGATGGCGTCCAGTATCCACCCATCCATTTCCCATGCGGTGGTCACCTACTGGCATTCCTTACCTGCCTGGAGAATGGACTCTTGCCACGTGGACTTCTGGATCCACCCCTCTGGCTGCAAAGGGGTAAGGGAAAGGTCCTCCCCAAGCTTAAGCGTAAGTCGTCGGCTCAACAGCTTAATCCGGGGGGTTCGGAGTCGACGTCCCCGAAGGAGGGGACTCAGATCTTTGAAGGTGAGGAGGCCACAGATTATGTCTTCAGGATCATCTCAGCGTTCAAACCTGACATCG ATCACGACGAGGCGATTCTACATAGCCCGCCCAAATTCACAAATTTCCCCTGGTCCCTTAAAGACTTTGGACCGCGACACCAACTTATCCGTCAGAACCTTGTGCAATCGCTTCACTCTCCGAAATCCGTCTACGCTCCCCTTTCGCCCGTCAACGAGCTCTCATCCCCGACACCTCATCACCAATGGGCGGAGCAAGG TTCATCGATCAAACTGCTTTGTGATACGATGAGGAAGCAGATTATATCCAGAGCCTTTTATGGAT GGCTGGCACACTGTAGACACTTAAGGACAGTCCGCACTCACCTCTCAGGTTTAGTTCACCCAGAGATCATTTGGTCCGAACAGAGGCAAAATGAAGAGCAGGGAATGACCGAGGAAAAATGGAGGTCCTTATTCCAGGATGATAGG GTCATTGATGAGAAGGAAGTGATGCGGTCAATTTACTTTGGTGGTGTGCAACACGAAATAAGACATGAG GTCTGGCCGTACCTACTTGGTCACTATCAGTTTGGGCTGACCGAGAAAGAGAGAAACGAGATTGATGAGAGCACCAGGATCAATTTTGAGCAGATCCTCGCCGAGTGGATGGCCGTGGAGACGATCATCAACCAGAGGGAAAGAGACACTCAGGCTGCAAAGGTCTCCTCCGATAACAGCTCAGAT CTGTTCGACAGCGGTCAGATACCCCTGGAGGGTCACGACCCCAGCTTGGACAGCGAGGTCTTTGAGTTGGAAGAAGACGACGAGTACGTCGAGAGCGGCGAGAGGCTGAACGACCTCAACGAGGAGCAGCGTGAGTTTGTGAAGAAAGAGGACTACGTGATAATCCGATGCAGAAGTCCTAGGCAGGACACCCTGGAAACAGAGACGGGTAGAAGCCTGGCCAGCGAGGTGTCCGGGGACCCCCCTAACGACCCCCTCATAAACGGGAAGGGATCCCCGCACGGAAGCGATGAAGGGTTCGGTGATTCCATCAGCGTCGGAGAGAGCGTGGATAGCTCAGGACACGCTGGAGCTCCTCCCCAAAGACAATCAGTCACAGAGAGTATCAAAGAGGAGGAGGGAAGCGAGGGTTCCATGACCGAAGGTGGGAAAGAAAAGTCAGAAGGGAACTCGGGGGAGGTTGCAGGGAAGGGCATCGATGAAGTAGAGGGGGGTGTCGTGGGTAAAGAGGTCGGGGACGAGGGTAGTTCAGACGATACTGCAACCGTTAAAAACGATGACAAAATAAGTGCAATCAGAGTGGAGATGTGCAATGGTCACACAATTTCGGAAGATGAACTCGAGGGAGAGAAAGTAGAAATTGACGATAAATCCTTAAATATTCCCGAGTTGAGCGGTCACCTGACGGCTGAAACGAACACCATGTCACCGGCATCGTCTAATGGAGGAGTCTATGCA AACGATCTGCTCGACTCGTTCAGTCTCAACCTTCATCGCATCGACAAAGACGTCCAGAGGTGCGACCGAAACTATTTCTTCTTTACCACAGCTAACCTGGAGAAACTACGTAACGTCATGTGTACTTACGTCTGGGAACACTTAGACGTGGGCTATGTTCAAGGAATGTGCGACCTAGTCGCACCTCTACTGGTGATTCTCGAAGACG AAGCCAAGACCTACAATTGCTTCTGCGAGCTGATGAAGAGAATGTGCAAAAATTTCCCCCACGGAGGAGCAATGGACAATCATTTTGCTAACATGAGGTCTCTTATTCAG ATTCTGGACTCAGAGATGTTTGAGTTGATGCATCAGAATGGAGACTACACTCACTTTTACTTCTGCTATCGATGGTTTCTCTTGGATTTTAAGAGAG AGCTTGTCTATGACGACACCTTTTCAGTTTGGGAGACAATTTGGACTGCCAAACATTGCGCTTCTGCAAACTTTGTCCTGTTTATCGCCCTCGCTTTGGTTGAGTACTACCGGGATATCATTCTGGATAACAACATGGACTTTACAGATATCATCAAATTTTTCAACG AAATGGCTGAGAGACACGATGCCAAGGCCGTTCTGAAGATTGCACGTGAACTTGTGCACAAGGTACAGACGTTAATCGAAAACAAGTGA